The following are from one region of the Leucobacter sp. Psy1 genome:
- the nrdI gene encoding class Ib ribonucleoside-diphosphate reductase assembly flavoprotein NrdI, with protein sequence MVDLVYFSSASGNTHRFIEKLGRPAARIPLYPREDPLLVDEPFVLVVPTYGGGPETKAVPKQVIRFLNDERNRRHLRGVIAAGNTNFGDAYGIAGDIIARKCGVPHLYRFELFGTPDDVIAVREGLEQFWKLS encoded by the coding sequence ATGGTGGATCTCGTCTACTTCTCGAGCGCATCGGGCAACACCCACCGCTTCATCGAGAAGCTCGGGCGTCCGGCGGCGAGGATCCCCCTCTATCCGCGCGAGGATCCCCTCCTGGTCGACGAACCGTTCGTCCTGGTCGTTCCGACCTACGGCGGCGGACCCGAAACGAAGGCCGTGCCGAAGCAGGTGATCCGCTTCCTCAACGATGAGCGCAACCGCCGTCACCTCCGCGGGGTGATCGCGGCGGGAAACACGAATTTCGGCGATGCGTACGGCATCGCGGGAGACATCATCGCTCGCAAGTGCGGAGTCCCGCACCTCTATCGATTCGAACTCTTTGGAACACCGGACGACGTCATCGCCGTTCGAGAAGGATTGGAACAGTTTTGGAAACTCTCGTGA
- the nrdF gene encoding class 1b ribonucleoside-diphosphate reductase subunit beta: MNFKLGHAVQAINWNRIQDDKDLEVWNRLVNNFWLPEKVPLSNDVQSWNTLTPEEQLLTMRVFTGLTLLDTIQGTVGAVSLIPDAITPHEEAVYTNIAFMESVHAKSYSSIFSTLASTQEIDDAFRWSMENPNLQKKAQIIVDYYEGEDPLKRKVASTLLESFLFYSGFYLPMYWSSHAKLTNTADLIRLIIRDEAVHGYYIGYKFQKGLENETEERRQELKDYTFSLLFDLYENEVQYTQDLYDNVGLTEDVKKFLHYNANKALMNLGYEPMFPKEMSDVNPAILSSLSPNADENHDFFSGSGSSYVIGKAVATEDEDWDF; the protein is encoded by the coding sequence ATGAACTTCAAGCTGGGCCACGCTGTTCAGGCGATCAACTGGAACCGGATCCAGGACGACAAGGATCTCGAGGTCTGGAACCGCCTGGTGAACAACTTCTGGCTGCCCGAGAAGGTGCCGCTCTCCAACGACGTGCAGTCGTGGAACACGCTTACGCCTGAGGAGCAGCTCCTCACTATGCGCGTGTTCACCGGCCTGACCCTGCTCGATACGATCCAGGGCACGGTCGGCGCGGTATCGCTGATTCCGGACGCGATCACACCACATGAGGAGGCGGTGTACACCAACATCGCGTTCATGGAGTCGGTGCACGCGAAGAGTTACTCCTCGATCTTTTCGACGCTCGCCTCGACGCAGGAGATCGACGACGCGTTCCGCTGGTCCATGGAGAACCCGAATCTGCAGAAAAAGGCGCAGATCATCGTCGACTACTACGAGGGAGAGGATCCGCTGAAGCGGAAGGTCGCCTCGACGCTGCTCGAGTCCTTCCTCTTCTACTCGGGCTTCTACCTGCCCATGTACTGGTCGAGCCACGCCAAGCTGACGAACACCGCCGACCTGATCCGCCTCATCATCCGCGACGAGGCCGTGCACGGGTACTACATCGGCTACAAGTTCCAGAAGGGGCTCGAGAACGAGACCGAGGAGCGCCGTCAGGAGCTCAAGGACTACACCTTCTCGCTGCTGTTCGACCTTTACGAGAACGAGGTGCAGTACACGCAGGATCTCTACGACAATGTTGGACTGACCGAGGACGTCAAGAAGTTCCTGCACTATAACGCGAACAAGGCGCTCATGAACCTCGGTTACGAGCCGATGTTCCCCAAGGAGATGTCGGACGTCAATCCGGCGATCCTCTCGTCGCTCTCGCCGAACGCGGACGAGAACCACGACTTCTTCTCGGGGTCGGGCTCCTCCTACGTTATCGGCAAGGCCGTCGCGACCGAGGACGAGGACTGGGACTTCTGA
- a CDS encoding sodium-dependent transporter — protein MTRADPQTAVPEREQWTGQVGFILSALGSAVGLGNIWRFPGVAYESGGGAFLIPYIVALVTAGIPILFLDYAIGHRFRGSVPLALRRLGGKLGEGLGWFQVAICVFIAIYYTAVLAWSSSYFVFSFDLRWGDDTAGFFTGDYLQTAASPFTLDFVPGVMIPLVIAWVVTLGILAAGVVKGIQRANIIFIPLLIVGFLILVGYALTLPGAMDGLNAFFTPDFAALADPNVWIAAYGQIFFSLSVAFGIMITYSSYRRRRSNMTGAGLVVAFGNSAFELLAGIGVFATLGFFAFQQGVAVSQLEGLTGVGLSFMTFPAIVSQMPGGAWFGALFFGSLTLAGLTSLISILEVVIASLRDKFGWSRPKAVLGFGSILAVISLVLFGSTSGLTALDTIDAWSNQIGIVGSAVGMSVIVLWVKRKGPELARHLSAVSTFKVGTLWQIFTTVLAPLVLGYMLIAKIIDFLQNGYEGYDTWYLWAAGWGCILVMLIAAFVLPQLRWRHDPDKFDAWPTDAQLGVKGGAR, from the coding sequence ATGACACGAGCAGACCCCCAGACGGCGGTCCCTGAGCGCGAGCAGTGGACGGGCCAGGTCGGTTTCATCCTCTCGGCGCTCGGTTCCGCCGTCGGCCTCGGAAACATCTGGCGCTTCCCCGGCGTCGCCTACGAATCTGGAGGCGGGGCGTTCCTGATCCCGTACATCGTGGCGCTCGTGACCGCGGGTATTCCGATCCTGTTCCTGGACTATGCCATCGGCCACCGGTTCAGAGGTTCCGTGCCGCTCGCGCTCAGACGCCTCGGCGGGAAGCTGGGCGAGGGGCTCGGATGGTTCCAGGTGGCCATCTGCGTGTTCATCGCGATCTACTACACCGCGGTACTAGCGTGGTCGTCGAGCTACTTCGTGTTCTCCTTCGACCTGCGGTGGGGCGATGACACCGCGGGTTTCTTCACCGGCGACTACCTGCAGACGGCCGCGAGCCCGTTCACGCTGGACTTCGTGCCCGGCGTGATGATCCCGCTGGTGATCGCGTGGGTCGTGACGCTCGGCATCCTCGCAGCGGGAGTGGTGAAGGGCATTCAGCGCGCGAACATCATCTTCATCCCACTGTTGATCGTCGGCTTCCTGATCCTGGTCGGGTACGCGCTGACGCTGCCAGGGGCGATGGACGGCCTGAACGCATTCTTCACGCCCGACTTTGCCGCCCTCGCCGATCCGAACGTGTGGATCGCCGCGTACGGACAGATCTTCTTCTCCCTGTCAGTCGCGTTTGGCATCATGATCACCTATTCGTCCTACCGTCGCAGGCGTTCGAACATGACCGGTGCGGGACTCGTGGTCGCCTTCGGTAACTCGGCCTTCGAGCTGCTGGCAGGTATCGGCGTGTTCGCCACCCTGGGCTTCTTCGCCTTCCAGCAGGGCGTTGCGGTCTCGCAGCTCGAGGGGCTCACGGGCGTCGGGCTGTCGTTCATGACCTTCCCCGCTATCGTGAGTCAGATGCCTGGTGGTGCCTGGTTCGGGGCATTGTTCTTCGGCTCGCTCACGCTTGCGGGCCTCACCTCACTGATCTCGATCCTCGAGGTCGTCATCGCTTCGCTGCGCGACAAGTTCGGCTGGAGCAGGCCGAAGGCAGTGCTTGGCTTCGGCAGCATTCTCGCCGTGATCTCGCTGGTGCTGTTCGGCTCGACCTCCGGTCTCACCGCGCTCGACACCATCGATGCGTGGTCGAACCAGATCGGTATCGTCGGGTCCGCGGTCGGCATGTCGGTCATCGTGCTGTGGGTCAAGCGGAAGGGCCCGGAGCTCGCCCGTCACCTCAGTGCGGTCTCGACGTTCAAGGTGGGCACCCTGTGGCAGATCTTCACTACCGTGCTCGCCCCGCTCGTGCTGGGCTACATGCTGATCGCGAAGATCATCGACTTCCTTCAGAACGGCTACGAGGGGTATGACACGTGGTATCTCTGGGCGGCCGGATGGGGATGTATCCTCGTCATGCTGATCGCGGCCTTCGTGCTGCCCCAGCTCCGCTGGCGCCACGATCCGGACAAGTTCGATGCGTGGCCGACCGATGCACAACTCGGAGTGAAGGGAGGCGCACGATGA
- a CDS encoding bifunctional 3'-5' exonuclease/DNA polymerase produces the protein MLRVRRRDYGGEVIAPPASDSGGHRPRPGWCVVGVLPSGGIGAVDVSADGQTGDPVELSHEELSTYVSDRETTHPPRWVWSDTAHWLPSLLTDGVTVARCHDLRLCHAILARSEYTGTRQALVAADEWRRDFEEPEVAAPAATLFDLEVESADRVTVPDGLGAALDEFARQRAALASSGGEARRLRILLAAESAGALIAAEMRSAGLPWSASEHDRLLSEALGPRPATGTKPSAMVELATRVEEALGVRGLSIDSAPKLLQALRRAGIDVHSTSQWELMEHEHPAIAPLLQYKKLARLLSANGWAWIDEWVRDGRYRPVYVPGGVVTGRWASSGGGALQIPRRLRPAIRADEGWTFVSADVAQLEPRVLAAMSGDRAMAVAGQGKDLYAGIVESGAVQSREEAKLAVLGAMYGSTTGDAGRLVPRLRRIYPNAMRMVDEAASAGERGGVVSTWLGRSSPEPGPEWADLQARAQGNSATSADETRARRAARDFGRFTRNFIVQGTAAEWALAWMADLRLRLARLPETGGVHAPASGPAFARRAHLAFFLHDEVIVHAPLDQAKAAAAAIQDAAAAAGELLFGKTPVEFALEVSVADTASK, from the coding sequence ATGTTGCGCGTCAGACGTCGCGACTACGGTGGAGAGGTGATCGCGCCACCCGCCTCTGACTCAGGGGGACACCGCCCCCGCCCCGGCTGGTGCGTGGTCGGTGTACTGCCGAGCGGAGGCATCGGCGCTGTCGATGTGAGCGCGGATGGCCAGACCGGCGACCCGGTCGAGCTCTCGCACGAGGAGCTGTCGACTTACGTGAGCGACCGCGAAACAACGCACCCACCCCGGTGGGTGTGGAGTGACACCGCGCACTGGTTGCCGAGCCTCCTGACAGACGGCGTCACGGTGGCGCGCTGCCATGATCTTCGGCTGTGCCACGCGATCCTGGCGCGCTCCGAGTACACGGGGACCCGGCAGGCGCTCGTGGCCGCGGACGAGTGGCGGCGTGACTTCGAGGAACCCGAGGTCGCAGCGCCGGCGGCGACCCTGTTCGACCTCGAGGTCGAGAGCGCAGACCGTGTCACAGTGCCCGATGGTCTGGGGGCGGCGCTCGATGAGTTCGCGCGGCAGCGCGCAGCGCTCGCCTCGAGCGGTGGGGAAGCGCGGCGTCTGCGGATCCTGCTCGCCGCCGAATCGGCGGGTGCGCTGATCGCGGCCGAGATGCGTTCCGCCGGCCTCCCGTGGAGCGCATCGGAGCACGACCGCCTGCTTAGCGAGGCGCTCGGCCCGCGCCCGGCGACGGGCACCAAACCGTCGGCGATGGTGGAACTCGCGACGCGTGTGGAAGAGGCGCTCGGCGTGCGGGGCCTCTCGATCGACTCCGCGCCGAAGCTGCTGCAGGCGCTCCGCCGCGCGGGGATCGACGTGCACTCCACCTCGCAGTGGGAACTCATGGAGCACGAGCACCCCGCGATCGCACCGCTGTTGCAGTACAAGAAACTCGCGCGGCTCCTCTCGGCGAACGGGTGGGCGTGGATCGACGAGTGGGTGCGCGATGGCCGGTATCGGCCGGTGTACGTTCCCGGAGGAGTGGTGACGGGGCGGTGGGCGTCGAGCGGCGGGGGCGCCCTCCAGATTCCGCGGAGGCTCAGACCGGCGATCCGCGCCGATGAGGGGTGGACCTTCGTCTCGGCCGACGTCGCCCAGCTCGAGCCGCGGGTGCTCGCGGCCATGTCGGGGGACCGTGCCATGGCGGTCGCGGGACAGGGCAAGGACCTCTACGCCGGCATCGTCGAGAGCGGCGCGGTGCAGTCGAGGGAGGAGGCGAAGCTCGCGGTGCTCGGGGCGATGTACGGATCGACGACCGGCGACGCCGGTCGCCTGGTGCCGAGACTCCGCCGGATCTACCCGAACGCGATGCGCATGGTCGATGAGGCGGCCTCCGCGGGGGAGCGCGGGGGCGTGGTGTCGACCTGGCTGGGCCGTTCGTCGCCGGAGCCAGGACCCGAGTGGGCCGACCTGCAGGCCCGCGCCCAGGGGAACTCCGCGACCTCGGCGGACGAAACCCGCGCCCGCCGTGCGGCCCGCGATTTCGGGCGCTTCACCCGGAACTTCATCGTGCAGGGCACGGCGGCGGAGTGGGCGCTCGCGTGGATGGCCGACCTCCGATTGCGGCTCGCACGACTCCCGGAGACCGGCGGAGTGCATGCCCCGGCCTCCGGCCCCGCGTTCGCACGACGCGCGCACCTCGCGTTCTTCCTGCACGACGAGGTCATCGTTCATGCCCCGCTCGACCAGGCGAAGGCCGCGGCCGCGGCCATTCAGGATGCCGCGGCGGCGGCTGGTGAACTGCTCTTCGGCAAGACCCCGGTGGAGTTCGCACTCGAGGTCAGTGTCGCGGATACGGCGTCGAAATGA
- a CDS encoding pyridoxal phosphate-dependent aminotransferase, which produces MRPITQSRKLSGVRYDVRGPILQEAQRLERDGHEILKLNIGNPEPFGFEAPPEIVDELRQVLPTAQGYSDSRGIPAARQAVAQFYRDEGVADVTEDDVFIGNGVSEMISLVLQALVDSGDEVLVPSPDYPLWTAQVTLSGGHAVHYPCDESNGWMPDLEAIERLVTDRTKGIVLINPNNPTGAVYSAELVRGFAALAERHGLVLMADEIYEQILYDGAVHEHAALHVSDTLCLTFSGLSKAQRVAGYRAGWVTVSGDRDRARDFLEGLTLLANMRMCSNVPAQYAIPVALGGEAGGSSIAELCAPGGRLREQRDAAHRLLTQIPGVDCAMPGGAMYLFPRLDPQRYPIADDQAFVIDLLRATHVLVTNGRGFNLPTPDHLRFVTLPAVPVLTEAIGRIGEYLASIRED; this is translated from the coding sequence ATGCGTCCGATTACTCAGTCACGCAAGCTCAGCGGGGTGCGCTACGACGTGCGCGGTCCGATCCTGCAGGAGGCGCAGCGTCTCGAGCGTGACGGTCACGAGATCCTGAAACTGAACATCGGCAACCCCGAGCCCTTCGGGTTCGAGGCGCCGCCCGAGATCGTCGACGAACTGCGCCAGGTGCTGCCCACGGCGCAGGGCTACAGCGATTCGCGCGGAATCCCCGCGGCGCGGCAGGCGGTTGCCCAGTTCTACCGTGACGAGGGCGTCGCCGACGTGACCGAGGACGACGTGTTCATCGGCAACGGCGTGAGCGAGATGATCTCGCTGGTGCTGCAGGCGCTGGTGGACAGCGGCGACGAGGTGCTCGTACCGTCGCCCGACTATCCGCTGTGGACGGCGCAGGTGACGCTGTCCGGCGGGCACGCTGTGCACTATCCGTGCGACGAGTCGAACGGCTGGATGCCTGATCTCGAGGCGATCGAGCGTCTCGTCACCGATCGCACGAAGGGGATCGTGCTGATCAACCCGAACAACCCGACGGGGGCCGTGTACTCGGCCGAGCTGGTGCGCGGGTTCGCTGCGCTGGCGGAGCGTCATGGCCTCGTGCTCATGGCCGACGAGATCTACGAGCAGATCCTGTACGACGGCGCGGTGCACGAACACGCCGCGCTCCACGTCTCCGACACGCTCTGCCTCACGTTCAGCGGGCTCTCGAAGGCGCAGCGGGTTGCGGGCTACCGCGCGGGCTGGGTCACGGTGAGCGGAGACCGGGATCGTGCGCGCGACTTCCTGGAGGGTCTTACTCTGCTCGCGAACATGCGCATGTGCTCGAATGTGCCGGCGCAGTACGCGATCCCCGTCGCGCTCGGCGGAGAAGCGGGCGGGAGTTCGATCGCCGAGCTGTGCGCACCCGGTGGCCGTTTGCGCGAGCAGCGAGACGCGGCGCACCGGTTGCTCACGCAGATTCCGGGTGTCGACTGCGCAATGCCCGGAGGGGCGATGTATCTGTTCCCGCGTCTCGACCCGCAGCGGTACCCGATCGCCGACGATCAGGCATTCGTGATCGACCTCCTCAGGGCGACGCACGTGCTCGTGACGAACGGGCGCGGCTTCAACTTGCCGACCCCTGATCACCTGCGGTTCGTGACCCTGCCTGCGGTGCCGGTGCTGACCGAGGCGATCGGGCGCATCGGCGAATACCTGGCGTCGATCCGCGAAGACTGA
- the nrdH gene encoding glutaredoxin-like protein NrdH has product MATTVYTKPSCVQCTATYRALDSKGIEYDVIDLSEDETALETVKGLGYLQAPVVVTDDEHWSGFRPDKISELAGRLAD; this is encoded by the coding sequence ATGGCAACCACGGTGTACACGAAGCCGTCATGCGTGCAGTGCACGGCGACGTACCGAGCGCTCGATAGCAAGGGCATCGAGTACGACGTGATCGACCTCTCGGAAGACGAGACGGCACTGGAGACGGTGAAGGGTCTGGGGTACCTCCAGGCACCGGTCGTGGTCACCGACGACGAGCACTGGTCGGGCTTCCGCCCCGATAAGATCTCGGAGCTCGCCGGCCGCCTCGCCGACTAG
- a CDS encoding 23S rRNA (pseudouridine(1915)-N(3))-methyltransferase RlmH, translating to MSVRILAVGKKHERWVAEGIGRYEQRLRKPFDVSWALLPHSSRAADAARSEESDRLLAKIDRDDFAVLLDERGENLASPGLARSLQQAFDRSARVSLVIGGAYGVDERVRERANLVWSLSRLVFPHQLVRLIVAEQLYRAQEISAGRPYHHE from the coding sequence ATGTCGGTCAGGATCCTCGCTGTGGGCAAGAAGCATGAGCGCTGGGTTGCCGAGGGCATCGGCCGCTACGAACAGCGGCTGCGCAAGCCGTTCGACGTCTCCTGGGCGCTGCTGCCGCACTCGTCCCGTGCTGCCGACGCCGCTCGGAGCGAGGAGTCCGACCGTCTCCTCGCGAAGATCGACCGCGACGACTTCGCGGTGCTCCTCGATGAGCGCGGGGAGAACCTCGCCTCGCCCGGACTGGCGCGGTCACTGCAGCAGGCCTTCGACCGGTCGGCGCGAGTGTCGCTCGTGATCGGCGGCGCCTACGGGGTGGACGAGCGCGTGCGCGAGCGCGCGAACCTCGTCTGGAGCCTCTCACGCCTCGTGTTCCCCCACCAGCTCGTGCGCCTCATCGTGGCGGAGCAGCTGTACCGCGCGCAGGAGATCTCAGCGGGGCGTCCCTACCACCACGAGTAG
- a CDS encoding Fic family protein, producing the protein MPTPLERISIPIEPVSFETLDWRPRAPEMHSRAEVARQTGSYRASIAASICGWSPRLGAEDSSDIEDATRRLVEFDGHAQRALGTDSPALGPMTAILLRTESASSSQIEQLTTSAKQLALAEIDEGEKHNALTVIGNVRAMEAALDLADEVSENSILAMHRALMLHQPGFDPAAAGCYRSEQVWIGPGEAGPRTADFVAPHHTRISESIHDLVRFAKREDVPVLVQVAVAHAQFETIHPFPDGNGRTGRALAQSILRNKGLVGSTAVPISAGLLVDVGRYFTALGAFREGDAGPIVREFARASRIAATSGIRLVDDLAAQLSESRSRLQGLRSDAAAWRILPALVAQPVVNTTYLVRELGLGEMAALRSLKALAERGVLTEVTGRARGRVWQHGGILGILDDYAAEIRRMSTW; encoded by the coding sequence ATGCCCACACCTCTCGAGCGCATCAGCATTCCGATCGAACCCGTCTCGTTCGAGACGCTCGACTGGCGGCCGCGTGCTCCCGAGATGCACTCGCGGGCCGAGGTGGCGAGGCAGACCGGCTCCTACCGGGCCTCGATCGCGGCATCGATCTGTGGCTGGTCGCCGCGCTTGGGTGCGGAGGACTCGTCCGATATCGAAGATGCGACGCGTCGGCTGGTGGAGTTCGACGGTCACGCACAGCGTGCCCTCGGCACCGACAGTCCCGCGCTGGGGCCCATGACGGCGATCCTCCTCCGGACCGAGTCGGCCTCGAGCTCGCAGATCGAGCAGTTGACCACCTCGGCGAAGCAGCTCGCGCTCGCGGAGATCGATGAGGGCGAGAAGCACAATGCGCTCACCGTGATTGGCAATGTCCGGGCGATGGAAGCCGCCCTGGATCTCGCGGATGAGGTGAGCGAAAACTCGATTCTGGCGATGCACCGGGCGCTCATGCTGCACCAGCCAGGCTTTGACCCTGCTGCCGCCGGGTGCTACCGCTCGGAGCAGGTCTGGATCGGGCCAGGTGAGGCCGGCCCCCGGACGGCGGACTTCGTCGCACCGCACCACACCCGCATTTCGGAATCGATTCACGACCTCGTGCGCTTCGCGAAGCGCGAGGACGTGCCGGTACTTGTGCAGGTCGCGGTCGCGCACGCCCAATTCGAGACCATTCACCCGTTCCCTGATGGGAACGGGCGCACCGGGCGGGCCTTGGCGCAGTCCATCTTGCGCAATAAGGGTCTCGTCGGTTCAACGGCGGTGCCGATCTCGGCGGGACTGCTCGTCGACGTGGGTCGCTACTTCACCGCGCTCGGAGCGTTCCGTGAGGGGGATGCAGGTCCCATCGTTCGCGAGTTCGCGCGTGCGAGCCGAATCGCCGCGACGAGTGGAATACGGCTCGTCGACGACCTCGCCGCTCAGCTATCGGAATCGCGAAGCAGGCTTCAGGGGCTCAGGTCTGATGCTGCGGCCTGGCGGATATTGCCCGCTCTCGTCGCCCAGCCCGTCGTCAATACGACGTATCTCGTCCGCGAGCTCGGGCTGGGGGAGATGGCTGCGCTGCGATCCCTCAAGGCCCTGGCCGAGCGCGGCGTGCTGACCGAAGTCACGGGTCGGGCGCGTGGGCGGGTATGGCAGCACGGGGGAATTCTCGGGATACTGGACGATTACGCCGCGGAGATCCGGCGCATGTCGACGTGGTAA
- a CDS encoding MetS family NSS transporter small subunit: MSAIAVTCFVIAAVIIWGGLIASIVFLSMKPSVGTYPEGGNDAEGDVQE; encoded by the coding sequence ATGAGCGCCATCGCCGTGACCTGCTTCGTCATCGCCGCCGTGATCATCTGGGGCGGCCTGATCGCGAGCATTGTCTTCCTCTCGATGAAACCGTCGGTCGGAACATACCCCGAGGGCGGGAACGACGCAGAAGGCGACGTGCAGGAGTGA
- a CDS encoding Rho termination factor N-terminal domain-containing protein has protein sequence MAKQSAKQNPSIKDPELYERLTDEGASEEKAARIANAAARDGRGSVGKRGGAAEDYEDRTVPELRERAKELGLSGYSDLRKDELIELLREH, from the coding sequence GTGGCGAAGCAATCAGCGAAGCAGAATCCGTCCATCAAGGACCCCGAACTCTACGAGCGTCTGACCGATGAGGGGGCGTCCGAGGAGAAGGCGGCGAGGATCGCCAACGCCGCAGCGCGTGACGGCCGAGGGAGCGTCGGCAAGCGCGGGGGTGCGGCCGAGGATTACGAGGATCGCACCGTCCCCGAGCTGCGCGAGCGTGCCAAGGAGCTCGGACTCAGCGGATACTCGGATCTGCGGAAAGACGAGCTCATCGAGCTGCTGCGCGAGCACTGA
- the nrdE gene encoding class 1b ribonucleoside-diphosphate reductase subunit alpha — protein sequence MDYHSLNAMLNLYDANGMIQFDKDREAARQYFLQHVNQNMVFFHSFEERMRYLLDNEYYERELIEQYSVDFIERLTNEAFALKFRFPTFLGAFKFFTSYALKTFDGKRYLERFEDRVVMVALGLAQGDQDLARGLVHEILSGRFQPATPTFLNLGKAQRGELVSCFLLRIEDNMESISRGINSSLQLSKRGGGVALLLSNVREAGAPIKKIENQSSGIIPVMKLLEDSFSYANQLGARQGAGAVYLSAHHPDIMRFLDTKRENADEKIRIKTLSLGVVIPDITFELAKKNEDMYLFSPYDVERVYGVPFGDISVSEKYYEMVNDSRIKKTKINARHFFQTIAELQFESGYPYIVFEDTVNRANPIKGRINMSNLCSEILQVNTPTTYTEDLGYDLIGKDISCNLGSMNIAMMMDGENFSSSVELSIRALTAVSDMSHISSVRSIEDGNDKSHAIGLGQMNLHGYLAREHIHYGSEEGIDFTNIYFYTILFHALRASNQIAKERGEQFEGFADSKYASGEFFDTYTDQAWEPATERVRELFASSNVDIPTQDDWRELKASVQQYGIYNQNLQAVPPTGSISYINNSTSSIHPIASKIEIRKEGKLGRVYYPAPFLTNDNLEYYEDAYEIGPEKIIDTYAAATQHVDQGLSLTLFFKDTATTREINRAQIYAWRKGIKTIYYIRLRQLALEGTDMEECVSCML from the coding sequence ATGGATTACCACTCGCTGAACGCGATGCTCAACCTGTACGACGCCAACGGCATGATCCAGTTCGATAAGGACCGTGAGGCCGCTCGGCAGTACTTCCTCCAGCACGTCAACCAGAACATGGTGTTCTTCCACTCCTTCGAGGAGCGGATGCGCTACCTGCTCGACAACGAGTACTACGAGCGCGAGCTCATCGAGCAGTACTCGGTCGACTTCATCGAGCGGCTCACGAACGAGGCGTTCGCGCTGAAGTTCCGCTTCCCGACGTTCCTCGGAGCGTTCAAGTTCTTCACCTCGTACGCGCTGAAGACGTTCGATGGCAAGCGGTACCTCGAGCGATTCGAGGATCGTGTCGTGATGGTCGCTCTCGGCCTGGCGCAGGGCGATCAGGATCTGGCCCGAGGTCTCGTCCACGAGATCCTCTCCGGCCGCTTCCAGCCGGCGACCCCCACCTTCCTGAACCTCGGCAAGGCGCAGCGAGGCGAACTCGTCTCCTGCTTCCTCCTCCGCATCGAGGACAACATGGAGTCGATCTCGCGCGGCATCAATTCCTCGCTGCAGCTGTCGAAGCGCGGCGGAGGCGTCGCGCTGCTCCTCTCGAACGTTCGCGAGGCCGGCGCCCCGATCAAGAAGATCGAGAACCAGTCCTCCGGCATCATCCCCGTGATGAAGCTCCTGGAAGACAGCTTCAGCTACGCGAACCAGCTCGGCGCGCGTCAGGGCGCCGGTGCCGTCTACCTGTCGGCGCACCACCCCGACATCATGCGCTTCCTCGACACCAAGCGCGAGAACGCGGACGAGAAGATCCGCATCAAGACGCTCTCGCTCGGCGTCGTGATCCCCGACATCACGTTCGAACTCGCGAAGAAGAACGAGGACATGTACCTCTTCTCGCCGTACGACGTCGAGCGCGTGTACGGAGTGCCCTTCGGCGACATCTCGGTCTCCGAGAAGTACTACGAAATGGTCAACGATTCGCGGATCAAGAAGACGAAGATCAACGCGCGCCACTTCTTCCAGACCATCGCCGAGCTGCAGTTCGAGTCCGGGTACCCGTACATCGTGTTCGAGGACACCGTGAACCGGGCGAACCCGATCAAGGGCCGCATCAACATGTCGAACCTGTGCTCCGAGATCCTGCAGGTCAACACCCCGACCACCTACACGGAGGACCTGGGCTACGACCTCATCGGCAAGGACATCTCCTGCAACCTCGGGTCGATGAACATCGCCATGATGATGGACGGCGAGAACTTCAGCTCGAGCGTCGAGCTGTCGATCCGCGCCCTCACCGCCGTGAGCGACATGAGCCACATCTCCTCGGTCCGCTCGATCGAGGACGGCAATGACAAGTCGCACGCCATCGGCCTCGGCCAGATGAACCTGCACGGGTACCTCGCTCGCGAGCATATCCACTACGGGTCGGAAGAGGGCATCGACTTCACGAACATCTACTTCTACACGATCCTGTTCCACGCTCTGCGCGCGTCGAACCAGATCGCGAAGGAGCGGGGCGAACAGTTCGAGGGCTTCGCCGACTCGAAGTACGCGTCTGGCGAGTTCTTCGACACCTACACCGACCAGGCCTGGGAGCCGGCGACCGAGCGCGTGCGCGAGCTGTTCGCCTCGTCGAACGTCGACATCCCGACCCAGGACGATTGGCGCGAGCTCAAGGCGAGCGTGCAGCAGTACGGCATCTACAACCAGAACCTGCAGGCGGTGCCCCCGACCGGCTCGATCTCGTACATCAACAACTCGACGAGCTCGATCCACCCGATCGCGTCGAAGATCGAGATCCGCAAGGAGGGGAAGCTCGGCCGCGTCTACTACCCGGCCCCGTTCCTCACCAACGACAACCTCGAGTACTACGAGGACGCCTACGAGATCGGTCCCGAGAAGATCATCGACACGTACGCGGCGGCGACGCAGCACGTGGACCAGGGTCTTTCGCTGACGCTGTTCTTCAAGGACACCGCGACGACCCGCGAGATCAACCGGGCGCAGATCTACGCGTGGCGCAAGGGCATCAAGACGATCTACTACATCCGTCTCCGTCAGCTCGCGCTCGAAGGAACGGACATGGAAGAGTGCGTCAGCTGCATGCTGTAA